In Brachypodium distachyon strain Bd21 chromosome 2, Brachypodium_distachyon_v3.0, whole genome shotgun sequence, one genomic interval encodes:
- the LOC112270921 gene encoding myb-related protein 2-like: MYHQHQGPSELFSTRTTFPMERHLFLHGGSTQDSGLVLSTDAKPRLKWTPELHQRFVDAVNQLGGAEKATPKTVMRLMGIPGLTLYHLKSHLQKYRLSKNLQAQVNVGTTKNAIGCAVVADSMPATSTPAMTNTNVIPQAEKTIQIGEALQMQIEVQRQLNEQLEVQRHLQLRIEAQGKYLQSVLEQAQESLGKQNLGPANLEDAKIKISELVSQVSNECFSNAVTDIKESSRMHRLEPRQIQFVESSTNNCLTAAEGYINEHRLHSHGVLKAYDDSSILYRKQSHGHEYQFPLNRSLSERRMGHLHNVKEYHKAELGSESDTEIQQEYITPQKNVGGSTTSSASGTKEGDIKKLYLEEPSCKRRAMDYPSFERPNSGKKLDLNTHNTDDSDQGFRHFDLNGFSWS; the protein is encoded by the exons ATGTATCACCAACATCAAGGTCCAAGTGAGCTCTTCAGTACTAGGACGACCTTTCCAATGGAACGACATCTGTTTCTGCATGGAGGAAGTACACAAGATTCTGGGCTAGTTCTTTCAACTGATGCTAAACCTAGACTGAAATGGACACCCGAGTTACATCAGAGATTTGTAGATGCGGTCAATCAATTAGGTGGAGCAGAGA AAGCTACACCAAAAACAGTCATGAGGCTTATGGGCATCCCAGGACTCACCCTGTATCATCTCAAAAGCCACCTCCAG AAATACAGGCTCAGTAAGAACCTCCAAGCTCAAGTTAACGTTGGGACAACAAAGAACG CTATAGGATGTGCAGTTGTAGCTGATAGCATgcctgcaacaagtacaccAGCAATGACCAACACAAATGTCATTCCACAGGCAGAGAA AACTATTCAAATTGGTGAAGCCCTACAGATGCAAATCGAGGTGCAGAGGCAGCTAAACGAGCAACTCGAG GTACAACGGCATCTACAACTACGGATAGAAGCCCAAGGGAAGTATCTGCAGTCAGTTCTAGAGCAGGCACAAGAGAGCCTTGGAAAACAGAATTTGGGTCCTGCAAACCTGGAggatgcaaaaataaaaatatcagAACTAGTCTCACAAGTATCAAATGAATGTTTCAGCAATGCAGTTACAGATATAAAAGAAAGTTCAAGGATGCACAGACTAGAGCCAAGGCAAATCCAGTTTGTTGAAAGTTCAACAAATAACTGTTTGACTGCAGCTGAAGGATACATCAATGAGCATAGACTACACAGCCATGGAGTGCTCAAAGCATATGATGATAGTTCAATATTATACAGAAAACAATCTCATGGCCATGAGTATCAATTTCCGCTTAATAGAAGCTTAAGCGAGCGTAGGATGGGTCATTTGCACAATGTAAAAGAGTACCATAAAGCAGAGTTGGGAAGTGAAAGTGACACGGAGATTCAACAGGAGTATATTACACCTCAAAAGAATGTTGGAGGCAGCACCACCAGTTCGGCTTCAGGAACCAAAGAAGGCGATATAAAGAAATTGTATCTTGAAGAACCAAGCTGCAAGAGACGAGCTATGGACTATCCAAGTTTTGAACGCCCGAATTCTGGGAAGAAACTTGATCTGAACACCCACAACACTGATGATAGTGATCAAGGTTTTAGGCATTTTGATTTAAATGGCTTCAGCTGGAGCTGA
- the LOC112268531 gene encoding uncharacterized protein At5g19025-like has product MADCRSLIEFLRAFEHRRRRAAAAGAGGSSDYPPCPRSRRAPTSSSSRRQQQQRRLFPSLCDHSPMAALDALALLAVLGALAFLAAPYVTLLALEVGELLRQYPDEPYLYVAFAAGAGAAVAAVAGLLAWEVAGHHARKCGKPRCRGLRKAVEFDIQLETEECVRGRLLPVAGQAALLAAAGAARPVELGDEHRELEAELRKMAPPNGRTVLTFRAPCGCPKGRMEVWGAKKVRRIKK; this is encoded by the coding sequence ATGGCGGACTGCCGCAGCCTCATCGAGTTCCTCCGCGCCTtcgagcaccgccgccgccgcgccgccgcggccggtgccggcggcTCCTCGGACTACCCGCCATGCCCCCGCtcccgccgcgcgcccacaTCCTCGTCTtcgcggcggcagcagcagcagcggaggcTATTCCCCTCCCTGTGCGACCACTCCCCGATGGCGGCCCTGGACGCGCTCGCGCTGctcgccgtcctcggcgcGCTCGCCTTCCTCGCTGCCCCCTACGTCACGCTGCTAGCCCTGGAGGTCGGGGAGCTGCTGCGCCAGTACCCGGACGAGCCCTACCTGTACGTGGCGttcgcggcgggcgcgggcgccgcGGTGGCGGCCGTGGCGGGGCTGCTTGCGTGGGAGGTGGCCGGGCACCACGCCCGCAAGTGCGGCAAGCCCCGCTGCCGCGGCCTGCGCAAGGCGGTGGAGTTCGACATCCAGCTCGAGACGGAGGAGTGCGTACGCGGGAGGCTGCTGCCGGTGGCCGGCCAAGCGGCGCTGCTCGCGGCTGCCGGGGCGGCCCGCCCCGTCGAGCTCGGCGATGAGCACCGGGAGCTCGAGGCTGAGCTTAGGAAGATGGCGCCACCTAACGGACGCACCGTGCTCACCTTCCGTGCGCCGTGCGGGTGCCCCAAGGGGAGGATGGAGGTCTGGGGCGCCAAGAAGGTGCGCCGGATCAAGAAGTAG